The following nucleotide sequence is from Pseudomonadota bacterium.
CCTGTCCCTTGCTGCTCTACTGGGTAAGTCGGATCTGGCTCCTAGCCAGACGTGGGCTGGTGCACGATGATCCGCTGGTCTTTGCCCTTCGCGATAAGGTTACGTATGCTATCGCTATGATCGGACTTTTGATATTTGTCGGCGCAAAGTGGTAGGCCCTCTATGGCAACCGGAAAAACCCTCCTGGTATTGCTGATAGGCGCATTTAGCGCCTGCGCTGTCCCTATATCGCACCGTCAATTCTCAATAGGTGGAAGCTCTGGTCACTCCCAGGAGTTCGCCTCATCAAGGGAGCTGCTTGTTTCTGGGCTAGTTACCGAGGCGATGATCTTCTCAAAGAGCAATCGTTTCTTTGAGGCTGAGAGTAGACTACGACAGGCCGATTACCTTAATCCTGGGAATGAAAGGCTACAGTTTGATCTGGCGCTCGTTATTGGCCAGACCGGACAGGGAGTTGAAGCACGGGAGTTACTACAGCAATTACTCGCTAAAAAGCCAGAGGACCCGAATTTGCTGATGGCACTGGCTGATATTGAGTTTGTGCTAGGCTCCTCAGCAGAGGCGAGGGATAAGCTTAAGGTGGCATTTGTGCGCTTTAAAGAGGCTGGAAATACAAAGCAAGCAGCTCGCATAGCGCGCTCGATCTCGAATGTGGCTTTCGCCGAAGGTAGGGAGCAGGAGGCATTGTGTTACTCCTTTGAAGCTTGGATGTTGGCCCCCGAGCCACAGCAGCTCGCCTGGCATGCGCGTATGTTAATTGCGCAAAATCTTTTTAAAGAAGCGGAGCAGACTATCCGCGCGGCGTTAGCCAAGGGTCGTGCATTGGGTAGAAATGGTGCCGTGCAACACGCCCTTGGGCTTGCGCGTTATGGGCAGGGGGATTATGTCGGAGCACTTGCGGCTGAAGAGCA
It contains:
- a CDS encoding tetratricopeptide repeat protein codes for the protein MATGKTLLVLLIGAFSACAVPISHRQFSIGGSSGHSQEFASSRELLVSGLVTEAMIFSKSNRFFEAESRLRQADYLNPGNERLQFDLALVIGQTGQGVEARELLQQLLAKKPEDPNLLMALADIEFVLGSSAEARDKLKVAFVRFKEAGNTKQAARIARSISNVAFAEGREQEALCYSFEAWMLAPEPQQLAWHARMLIAQNLFKEAEQTIRAALAKGRALGRNGAVQHALGLARYGQGDYVGALAAEEQALDLIAEVPEMGSEISAAWWLFKCRSLAGVLTEQLEEQQQDLLALRERGGFELVTWPGALRAELEALQPEES